Part of the Gemmatimonadaceae bacterium genome is shown below.
AGCCTTACGCAGGGGGCCCGGGTAGGGATTCACCCCTCCCCCTTCGCGGCGGGGACGCCTGCCGGGTGGGGGGCTCCCGCGAGATGCGCTACTTTACCGGGTCGGCGTGCCGTCACCCAACCGCGCGCTCCAGTTCCCGCACTCCAGCACATCACACATGTCGCGTCCCCTCTCCACCGCCGCGCTCGCAGCGCTCCTGGTCGCCGCGCCCTCCCTGGCGTCGCTCGCCGGCTGCAGCGCCAAGCCCGGCGCCGCCGCCGACAGCTCGTCAGCTGCAAAGACCGCCCCGGGCGCCACCGGCGCGACCACCCCCGCGCCGGCTTCCGCCGACCCGCGCGTCACCCGCGCCGACCAGGCCCGCATCCTCGGCGACAGCACCGCCAAGCTCTGGATCGTCGTCGTCAGCGACTTCCAGTGCCCCTTCTGCGGACAGTGGGAGCGCGAAACATCGGCGCAGGTCATCGACGAGTTCGTGAAGACGGGAAAGGCACGCCTCGCCTTCATCAACTTCCCGTTGCAGCAGCACCCCAACGCGCTCCCGGCCGCCGAGGCGGCCATGTGCGCCGGCGCGCAGGGGAAGTTCTGGGAGATGCACGACCGGATCTTCGAGAAGCAGGCAACCTGGAGCCCCCTCCCCGACGCCACCGCCTTCTTCGAGACCGAGGCGGGGACCTTGTCGCTCGATGCAGCGGCGTACAAGGCCTGCATCGGCGAGCACGCGATGCGCGCGATGATCGCCGCCGACGCCGAGCGGGCCCGCAGCGCCGGCGCCAACTCCACGCCGACCTTCTTCATCGGCAACCAGGTCCTGGCCGGCGCCGAGAAGATCGACACATTCCGCAAGGCATTCGCCCAGGCGGAGGCGGCGATTCCCAGGTAAAGGCGACGAGGTGAACCCACTCCTCGGCTGGGCCTACGGCGCGGCGGGCACCTTCGCATCGCTGGCCGCGCGCGTTGCGCCTGCCGGAGAGGGTAAGCTCGCCCGCTCGCTCGTCGCGCGGCGCGGTATCCTCGACCGCTACCGCAGTTGGGGGCGCAGCGGACGCGACGTGTCACGCCCCCTGCTCTGGATGCACGCCCCAAGCGTCGGCGAGGGGCTGCAGGCGCGAGAGATCCTCGAGCGCATGCGCGCGCGCCATCCGGAGGTGCAACTCGCCTACACCTTCTTCAGCCCCAGCGCGGCGCCGTTTGCCGCACGGCTCGACGTCGACTTCGCCGACTACCTGCCGTTCGACACGCTCGCCGCCGCGCGCGCCACACTCGACGCGCTGCGCCCATCGGCGCTCGTCTACGCAAAGCTCGACGTCTGGCCCACCCTCACGCGCGAGGCGCGGCAACGGGGGGTCCCGCTGGGGATGGTAAGCGCGACCGTCGCGCCCGGCTCCTCGCGCACCGGCACGCTGGCGCGGGCGCTCCTCCACGACGCCTACCGCGCGCTCGACCGCGTTGGCGCCGTGGCTTCCGACGACGGCGCGCGACTCGAGGCGTTAGGCGTGCGCGGCGACGCGCTCGAGATCACGGGCGACACGCGCTACGACCAGGTCGCGCGACGCGCGCGCTCGGTCGATCGCGCGTCGCCACTCCTCACACCGCTCTCCGCATCGCCGCGCGAGGCGCCGCGCGACGAGCAACGCGCAGCGTCGCCATCGAGTCTCCGACCCACTCTCGTCGCCGGGAGCACGTGGCCGGCGGACGAGTCTGTCCTCCTCCCCGGATGGGAGCGCGTGCGTGCGCGCGTTGCGGGGGCGAGGCTCATCATTGCTCCGCACGAGCCCACCGAGGGGCATCTCGCCCCCATCGAGGCGTGGGGGCGCCGAACGCACATCGCCGTCGTTCGCCTCGGCGCCGCCGGACAGGAGACGGCGGAGGTGGTCCTCGTCGATCGCGTTGGCGTGCTGGGTGAGCTGTACGCCCTGGCCGACGCCGCCTTTGTTGGCGGTGGCTTCCACGACGCCGGGTTGCATTCGGTCCTCGAGCCCGCGGCCTTCGGCGCGCCGGTCGCGTTTGGCCCGCGCTTCGCCAACGCGCGCGATGCCGTGCTCCTGGCGGAGTGCGGCGGCGGCGCGCCGGTGTCGAACGTCGATGACGCCGAGCAATTGTTCGTGCGCTGGTTAGGCACCAGCGCCGAGCGGCGTGAAGCGGGGAGGCGCGCGCGCGCCCTCGTGGACTCCGGGGTGGGCGCCGCCGACCGTTCGCTCGCGATGGTCGAACGGCTCCTGTCCGCGGCGCGGTGAGCCCCGCGCGCCGCCGCCGCGCCGCCTAACGCTTGAGGCCGGGCGGCGTCCAGACGAGGGAGAGCCCGATTCCGTCGTCACCGAATCGATCGGAGCCGCCGAAGAACGCCGAGCCGCGGATCGCCAGCGCGCGTGTCAGCTCGAAGTTGGCGCCGACGTCGAAGTTGATCCCCACCTGCGATTCCTCGCTCTTGCAGCCGCCGCAGAAGTCGAGCGAGACGCGCGGATGCACGTACGGCGTCAGCGCGAGCCCGCCTTCCAGCGGGAACCGGTGGCCGATCGAGACGCCGACCGGGACGCGCAACGTCGTCTTGTTGCCGAAGGCGAGCCCTGCCCCTGCCGTGAGGAGGAAGTCGAGCGGGACGTCCGGCGTCGACTTGGTCAGCTGGTAAGCGTACTGCCCGCCGATGAAGGCCACGTTGTCCACTCCCTTGGCCTCGGGGTCGGCGATCCCGAAGTCGAGCGAGAGCTGCGCGCGGCTCCCGAACCCTTCGCGCCACTGGAACAGGACGCTCGTCCCGGCGTCGCGCCCATCGGCGATGCCGAAGTTGAACTCGCGCGTTGCCGTGACCGGCGGCTGGAACGAGGGGTAGGCCCATGCCTGCGCCGAGAGCTGCGTGGGGGAGAGCACGATGAGGGCGGCCGCGACGGCGAGTGCGGCGGAACGGATCGCGCGCATGCGCGGGTGTGACGGGCAGGTCGTTCGATGCATGACGAGTCCTCGGGCACGGGCGGTAGGCGCCCGCATGGTGCGGAAGAACCCACGCAAGGCCACGGCTGTCGTTGGCCGGCACGACTCAGCGCCGAACGGCAGCACGCGGTCCGCGAGGGACGAGCGCCCTGTCATACGCCACAGGGGACCGGAAGATTCGTCAGGCACCACCACCAATGACAAGCGCCGGCGCGCATCATCGCGCGCACGCCGGCCGTGCTCCACACAGGCGCTGCTGCGCCCGTCTGCGTCAGCGCACGATCTGTCCGCGCAGCTCGCCCCCGGGAAACCGGCGCGTGTGCACGTTGAGGTATGCGGTCCCGGCGCGCATGCGAGACAGTAGCGAGTCCATCGAGAAGGCGCCGCTGAACGTCCCGCTACGCGTGAGAAAGCCGTGCCGGAACGCCCCGTCGATGCGGCCGGTCACGGGGCCGCCGAAGGTGAAGACCATGATTGGCCCGGCAGCGTTGGCGTCGCCGGCGTGGATGTGCGACGCGGTGATCGAGTCCCCCGAGACGTACATCAGGAACTCGACCGAGTCCTTGTTGAGCACCGTGATGACGGCGCTTCCCGAGGCGGTGGTGGTCACGGGATTCGGGCGCTCGGCGACGCCGGTCAGCGCCAGGACGTAGCGCTCGGGTTCGGGGGCGGTGGAGTTGTCGTCGTCGCACGCCGAAATCGCGGCGACGACCACGAGCGTCAGCGGGGCCAGTGTCAGGAGCTTACGGGAGAGGGGCATGCGGGCCTCGGCGTGGCTGATGGATGTGCGCGAAACTGCAATCCTCCGTTGGCGCATGCCACGCGCGCGCGGCCAAGGGGAGGATCGGGGCGGTAAACGCCACGTTCCGCGCGGTGGAGACGGACGGGATCGGCACGGCTTCCGCGGGGTATACTTCAGGAACAACGCCAAGCCGCTCGCATTGCGTGCGGCGATGACCGGTTCCCCCAACTCGCGAACGCCCATGCACGCCTCGTTGCGCACGGCCGCCTTCATGCTCGCCAGCGCCCTTCTCCCGACCATTGCGAAGGGGCAGGACGCCGGTGCCTCCACCGAACCGAAGCGGGTTCGATGGTCGGGCAACTTCACTCCAGTCCAGGTGCGCTCGTCGAACGTCGCCATGCGCTCGCAGTCGCGCATCTACGGCACGGTGTCGCTTGTCTCGCTCCCCGACAACAAGGATCGCGCCCAGGTGCGCATCAACTTCACCAGCCAGTCGGGCGCCAACTCCTACACCGCGCAGTGGGCGCTCGTGCAGGGGCGGTGTGGGTCGGGGAGCCTTCCCATGGCGGCCATCGACATCTTTCCCATCATCGAGGTAGGCGGCGACGGACGCGCGCAACTCGACACCGAGCTTTCGCTCACCCTCCCCGAGAGCGGGGAGTACCACGTCAACGTCTACGTGGGTGGGCAGGAGCTGAGCAACGTCATCACCTGCGCGAACCTCAAGCGCTGACGAGCGCGCGCTGCCGCCGCATGCCGCGCGGTTGTCCAGGCGCCTAACGCGAAGGGCGCGTCCCCCGCTGGGAGACGCGCCCTTCGTTGTCCTGCCGGTGCTGCGGTGCGCTACTTCTCGATCTTCATCGTCGTCCCGGTGCGCAGCTTGCGACGCATCGCTGCGATGTCCTCACGCGCCACGCCCAACGCCTGGTCGAGCGCGCGCCCGAACTCCTCGCCCACGTACTTGTCGGGGAGGCCCACACCACCAAAGGTGTAGATCGGGAGGCGGAGGATTTCGAGTTCCTTCGCCGGCACCGGAAGGTGGCGCAACGTCCCCGCCTGGAGGCGGTCGGTGCGCCGTGCATCGTACAGTTCGATGCCGCTGGTGTTGAATAGCTCCACCTGCCGCTCGTAGTTGAGCTTCGTGATCAGCGACGCCGCCCCGTCGGCCGCGGTGGCCGCCGGGAGGTTGCCGCGTCCCACGCGGGTCTTGTTGATGAGCGTCGCCGCCTTGGCGAGATCGCCATTGCTGCGAATGAGCCCCTCGGCCCACAGCAGGTCGTTCTCGGCGCCCAGGATGAGCGGCGCCGGCCCTTCACCCGACGTCGGTGACGTGCGGGCGTGAAAGCGATAGCGCTTGTGCGAGTACGGGCTCTGCATGAAGAGGCCACGTGCCGGGTCGCCGATCACGGCGCCGTGGTACTGGAAATCGCTGGCGAAACGCGCGTCGGCCGACGTTCCGGCGGGCGGCATCGTCCCCGTGTACTTCGACGGCGAGTTGGGGTCCATGACGTTGATCAACCGCATGTCGACGCGCAGCCACGTCGGCTCGTTGTTGTAGTACACGAACAGCGAGCACCAGTTGTTGCAGTCATCGCCCACGACGTTGATGTCGATCGGAGTCCCGGTGGTGCCGGTGATCCCCTTCTCGGCGTACGACACGACCTTGGCCCAGTTCACCGTCGCGTTGTCCGCCGCGGTGCGCGGCGTGTAGGCGAGGAGGCGGGCCGCCATCGTGTTCGAGAGGCGGTTCAGGATCGACGAGCTCAGCACGCCGGCCGACAGCGGCAGGACGGTGGGCTCGTACGTGTAGCTGGTTCCGTTCAGCGACGCGATCAGCGCGTCCCACTTTGCCAGCGCGGTGGTGGCGACCTCGGTGTACTTCTTGAACGCCGGCGTCTGGCCCGTGGAGGTCTCGTCGACGACGAACGCCTGGTCGAACAGGAGGGCGAGGTCGGTGAGCGAGGCCGCCTGCGAGAAGGCCGCGAGCGCCTTGTACTTCGCTGTCTCGCCGTTGGGTACCTCGACGTTGTTGGCGATGGCGATGAGCACGTCGTTCGCGGCGCCTAACGTCCCGTAGTATCCATCCCACGGGTTCTCGGTCACGGCGCGGTCACCGCCGGCCGAGTTGTTCACGTACGCGGCACGTGGCTCCAGGTTGTTGAAGCGCATGCCGAAATTGCCGAAGTTGGCCGTCCCCATGTCGGCCGTCACCGACATCATGAGCCACGGCTCGACGTCGGTCATGGAGAGGTACCACGAGTTCACCGTGGAAATCGCGATGTTCTTGACGTCTTCCCCGGAGGCCAGCGCGCGCTTGATGTCGGGCTGGTTGGGGTTCGTCACATCGAGGTCCGCGCACGCCCCCGCCGCGAGCAGCGAGGCGACGCCCAGGAACCTCAGGGTCTTGATGTATCGCATCATGTGTTGGGCTCGAGGGTGGCGGATCAGAACTGGAGCTCGATCTGGCCGGTGAACGTGCGGAAGTTCGGGTACCGGAAGCCGTCGATGCGGAAGTTGAAGTCGCCGCCCGCCGTCACTTCAGGATCGAACCCGGTGTACTTCGTCCACGTGAACACGTTGCGACCGATGAACGCCACCTTCGCCCCCTTGATGGTGCGGTTGAGCCCGAACTTCGACAGCAGGTTCGAGTTCAGGTTGTACGCCACCGAGAGTTCGCGCAGACGCGCATACGAACCGTCCTCGACGAAGTGGTCGTTGGCCACGAGGCCGTTGTAGAGCCCGGCCGAGTAGAAGGCCAGCGGACGACGCTCGGACATCGGGCGCCCGGACTGGTCCTGCGTCCCGTGCCGCTCGTCCTGGTACATCCAC
Proteins encoded:
- a CDS encoding thioredoxin domain-containing protein translates to MSRPLSTAALAALLVAAPSLASLAGCSAKPGAAADSSSAAKTAPGATGATTPAPASADPRVTRADQARILGDSTAKLWIVVVSDFQCPFCGQWERETSAQVIDEFVKTGKARLAFINFPLQQHPNALPAAEAAMCAGAQGKFWEMHDRIFEKQATWSPLPDATAFFETEAGTLSLDAAAYKACIGEHAMRAMIAADAERARSAGANSTPTFFIGNQVLAGAEKIDTFRKAFAQAEAAIPR
- a CDS encoding CHRD domain-containing protein, which produces MPLSRKLLTLAPLTLVVVAAISACDDDNSTAPEPERYVLALTGVAERPNPVTTTASGSAVITVLNKDSVEFLMYVSGDSITASHIHAGDANAAGPIMVFTFGGPVTGRIDGAFRHGFLTRSGTFSGAFSMDSLLSRMRAGTAYLNVHTRRFPGGELRGQIVR